In Nocardia asteroides, the following proteins share a genomic window:
- a CDS encoding MarR family winged helix-turn-helix transcriptional regulator, giving the protein MSSARMTDVPEKPPPAGDLPLLLLAAAAEVSTAIQAGVTAAGFTDIRPAHGFAFVRMAPDGATVGEIAEHLGVTKQAASQLVDELVTKGYAARNPHPRDARARLITLTERGWACTRAADAAAADFTARWADTLGPASLAQLRNAIARVVTPGRVRPSW; this is encoded by the coding sequence ATGTCAAGTGCCAGAATGACCGACGTGCCCGAGAAACCCCCACCGGCAGGCGATCTGCCCCTGCTCCTGCTGGCGGCGGCCGCCGAGGTGAGCACCGCGATCCAGGCGGGCGTGACGGCGGCGGGCTTCACCGACATCCGGCCCGCGCACGGTTTCGCCTTCGTCCGGATGGCGCCCGACGGCGCGACCGTGGGCGAGATCGCCGAGCACCTCGGCGTCACCAAGCAGGCGGCCAGTCAGCTCGTCGACGAGCTGGTGACCAAGGGCTACGCCGCGCGCAATCCCCACCCGCGCGACGCGCGCGCCCGGCTGATCACCCTCACCGAGCGCGGCTGGGCCTGCACCAGAGCCGCCGACGCGGCCGCCGCCGACTTCACCGCCCGCTGGGCCGACACCCTCGGCCCGGCAAGCTTGGCGCAGCTCAGGAATGCCATCGCCCGGGTGGTCACGCCGGGCCGGGTGCGCCCGTCGTGGTGA